The segment CCGCAAACAACTCTAAATTGTGAATTCACTGCCCAACCAAGTGAATTAGCTCTTGTACATCTCGAACACAAGGATGTTCAATTCAAATCCAGCTGAAACAGGGGGTCCAAATGTAATGAAGCATCTCGCAACCCCAAATAGCATGGAATGTATTCTCCTGAACCGTGAGACATGCACTGCATTTTGCATCATCTAGGATCTTTCTCTTCTTCAAATTTTCCTTTGTAGGTAATGTGTTTGAACAGACTCGCCATagggaaatttttattttattcggAATGCAGAGCTTCCAAATACGTTTCCAGAACTGTTCCTGTGTCTGAGCTTGATGCAGCACTAATGTTTTCAACCTAACAAAGAAGCTGATAACCTGTTTTAACCGAGTACTCACCATTTTTGCAGGCCGGCCACATTAGACAATTGTTCTAATTAGTCCAACACAGTGGGATGGCTTTGATACGGTTTGCCTCAAAACTCAAGAAGTTTTGATGCAGCAAGTTCTGGTCCCAAGTCCTTGTGTCTGAATTGATAAGGGCAGCTACGAGGGCTCCTTGTAGAGTAGGCACATGTGGAGAAACAATTTTAGCAGACCCTTTCCTTGGCAGCCAGTTATCATTGTAAATATCTATACTTTTTTCGTCCCCTAGTCTCCACTGCATACCCATCAAAATCATCTTTCGGGCTTTAAGGATGCTTTGCCAAGTGTAGGAACCCTTGGCTGCTGAAGCTTCAAAAATCGACCCtgtaggaaaatatttttgctttGAAAACCCGAAAAAACAAGGAGTTTTGGTCCTTCAGTAATCTCCAAACCTGTTTCGCCAACATTGCATCATTAAATTTCCCCAAATATTTGAAACCCAACCCACCTTCAAATTTTCCTTTGTTCACCCTTTTGcccctaaaataatttttggattAACGCTTCTATCTCATCACAAAGGTCCATAGGTAATTTGAAACAGCTTATGGCAAATGTGGGAATCGCTTGCATCACCGCTTTGAGCAAAATCTCTCTACCCACTTGGGACAAAAGCTTCTCTTTCTAATCATGGAGTTTACACCACACTCTTTCTTTTATATGGTTAAGgcttttttttcctccccacCACAACTAGTAAGCCAAGgtattttttgtattctttcaCCTCAAGTACTTCTAAATAATTGGAGATTAAGGCGTTTGTTTCTTTATTCACTGCCTTGCTGAAAAAGATGGTTGTCTTCTCACGGTTAAGCTATTGGCCTAAGgcttttttatacaaaaatagaatattttgaaCTACTTGTAAATCTGACAAAGAAGCTCTGCAAAATAACAGGctatcatttgcaaaaaataaatgtgagatTTTTGGACCCCTTTTGCATAAAGAGAAGCCCCTTCCTATTCAACCCTTCCAAGCataacaagaaaatataaggAGACAAAGGGTCCATTTGCCTTAGTCCTCTTGATGGCCTGATATCTCCCATAAGCTCTCCATTCACCAAAATTGAGTATGACATTGTGCTAattgacagttttttatatttttcataaaagttgtatcaattttttttataaaatagtttactaacaATTGACTTGTGGTTAATGTAGGTGCTCAAGAATTTttgcctttggctttggctttggcttgaTTGCCTTGCCTTGCCTTGGCATGAATTCTTGAGCACCTACAATAAAAGGATCTTTGTAGCTCAAGAATTTTTGCCTTtagctttggctttggctttggcttgaTTGCCTTGCCTTGCCTTGGCATGAATTCTtgttgtcccacattggaaagatcTCTTTCCTCTTCATGCCTATGGCTTTGGCTTGATTGCCTTACCTTGCCTTGGCATGAATTCTtgttgtcccacattggaaagatcTCTTTCCTCTTCATGCCTATGCCTTATAAGGCATGAAGAGGAAAGAgatctttccaatgtgggacaacaAGAATTCATGCCAAGGCAAGGCAAGGCAAtcaagccaaagccaaagccaaaggcaaAAATTCTTGAGCACCTACAATAAAAGGATCAATATTactcaattaaaataaatgagtaatgttacaaccaaaaactattttacaacatttttacaaaatgttgatatgaccaactttttattggttttcatttatGTATACCATTAAtgttactttttcatttatcaataatcactcaccacaacaatttgtaaaaaaaattgcaaaaagtTTGTATCTTTAGCATTACTCAAAATAAATAGGATAAATTATCAAGTTTGTCCTTATCTTTTAAGTGTGTaatgtcaatttggtctttaaCATTTTTGGTGTTAGTATTAATTTAtgctatgtttggaagtttagagggAGATGAGAGTAGATGAGAGGAGAGTAgtggagaggagagtagaggggaatagttatcctccaccttgtttagatgtttttaaaataaagtaaGGGGGAGGGGAATAATTAGGGTATatttggtaattgttttttctctttattttctgttttcaaaaacaattttttatttttgagactaaaaaacttgtttggcaactaaaaatagacagaaaataaaaattgttcttaaaactcaatttgtgaaggaaactgaagcaaaagactgttttcagtttctaatttttaaaaatcaatgaaaacatgcatttaatttaatgaatttgtcttatttaatgagttagcattagagttcaaatcttagtaacaacatattttagtatttttttttcaaaaaactatctttttaatttcaactaaccaaacatattttttatttcaaaatacaagaaaattgttttttttttatattctaaaaaacaaaattttgaaaatagaaaacaaaaattgttacaaaATATAACCTTAACATTttcatagtttgtaattttgttaatatggtaaGGATAAATTTGGTAACTCATTTGGTCAAATATTTCTATGCTCTACTGACTCTCTCTTTTgaaggaattaaaaatgagagattagaaatttagaagtAGTTAGAACCCTTTCAAATCTCTcccttaaaaaaatccaaataaggtaatttaACTTACTCTTTCTAGGgacttaaaaaagaataaaaaaattactctctctccctctactcTATTCTTTCTTTACACCTCAtccatccaaacaagctattattattattattatttatttatttatttttttttatgggaaacaAGCTATTAGTTTATGTTGTTACTcctttgatgaaaaaaaatgtgatgTATCAACCAGAATAATAAAAGCTGATTTCgtgtgaaaattttaatttgggtttgttttttaaatCTGACACAGTGTTGTAATTAGCTGTTGATGttacatggaaaaaaaaaatataaaaatatatatattatactattTGACTATGTCAAAAAAGTTAGGGagtaaattgataaaattgaaaGCGTAAGgtcaaaattttgtaattttcccAAATATACACATAGATTGGGGGGTTTTGCTTTTGGAGGGTTTTAATTTGTTTCCAGAGCATCCAATTCCAGAAACTGCGTGCGAGTCGGGACGAGAGAGTCTGCGAAGCGAATTCATGGGTTCTGTAGACGAAGTTAGCAACAACAACGGATTCGGATGCTCACCCGAAATGGAGAAATTCCTCTGTGAACGGTTGGGCGACCCGACCCAGCCGATTTCGGAGCGGTTCAGAGTCCTCTTCTCTCTCCGTAACCTTAAAGGCCCCTCCCCTCGCAACGCCCTTATCCGAGGTTAGTGTCTCAAATGCTAAAATTTGTGttcttttgggatttttggtACATGGGTTTGcttcaatttctttatttacttagtatatgatatgatatgataatGAACTTAGagttatttgtttatttatttttatgctaATGTATGGAATTGTATTGGTTTCACACAATAGCTATGTATGTGTGTTTGAACTTTAACCCGTTTTACAGCTACAAGAGATTCATCAAATTTGCTAGCACATGAGGCTGCATTTGCATTGGGTCAAATGCAAGATGCCGAAGCTATCCCGGCTTTGATAGCACTACTCAATGATCTCTCTTTGCATCCCATTGTTCGCCACGAAGTAAATTCCAATTCTTTCCTTTTAGAATTTTGAgtccccaattaaattcaaacacatggcTACGTCAAATTTTAACCGGGGAATTAATGTGCAGTACCTTAAGAACTGTACTTAAGTTACTTCCAAAGTGTGTAATCTTATTATAATTGTGTAGGCGGCGGAAGCATTGGGTGCAATTGGGTTGGAGAGTAATGTTCTTGTTTTGAAGAATAGTTTGGTCTCAGACCCGGCTCAGGAGGTGCGGGAAACATGTGAATTGGCTCTCAACCGAATTGAGCAATTAAAGGATGATGGCGGAAATGGTGAATCTTCCACGGAAGGAAGATCACCTTTTATGTCAGTTGATCCTGCTGCACCagcttcttcttgttcttccgTAGATCAACTAAGGTTTATTTCGTTGTTGGCTATGGCTAGAAGTATTTTTACTTGTGCCTATTGTGCTAGGTTTATGAATTGGCTCTAATTAACTTCAGGGAAGTACTTCTGGATGAAGAAAAAGGCATGTATGAGAGGTATGCAGCTCTCTTTGCACTTCGAAATCATGGTGGAGATGATGCTGTTTCTGCAATAATCGATTCTTTGCATTCAAAAAGTGCTCTACTGAAACATGAGGTTTGTTTAGTATCCTCTTatctttttagtatttttattgatttgatttgtgTAATGAAAATGTTAATAGTTACATTTGGTTTCTGATAATGTTAGTGTTTCTTACATCTATATGGTTAATTTTCATATGGTTTTCTTTTACAGTATGGCTTTAAGAAATGTGTTAATCTTAGCTAGTTAAAATGGCTATGAGAAGCTTCTTATTGAAGATGATGTGAAAATTGTAATTAACAGTTTAGGTCTATGCTCCTTTGAAAATTTAAGCATTGCTGAGGATTGCAAACTAGTCATTTATGATAATAACTTGGAGGTCAATATTTTCACATATCGATGGGGGAGGTAATACTGTAATAGAGTTGCTGGGTTTacttttttaaatctaaaatagGACATcctattaaggaaaaaaaaagtttggttaGATTATTTTTCCAGGAGAATTGATGAAGATTATTTATGAGGATTTACTGATTTTGTGACAAGTGCTGTACCCAAAGTCATTTGTCTCAACTTTTCCTCTTTCTAAatagaggaaagagaaaagagggggttgggaggggggggggggggatttatGCCTAGTCTGGCACAGAGTTGTTTACAGCTTGTCTGACATGAATCTGCTCCCACTTCTGGgtgtttcttcatttttcaaaagTTGGTAATGTTGCTATTTACTGTAATTTTCAGGTGGCCTATGTATTGGGCCAACTGCAAAACAAAGCTGCTTCAGCTGCACTTTCCAATATACTCAGGGATTTGAATGAGCACGCCATGGTTAGACATGAAGCTGCTGAAGCTCTTGGTTCCATTGCAGGTATGACCACTTGATATTAATCCGTGAGTGTGCCATGTGACTTCTATTATCACAATGCTTTAAGAACTGGACATTTTTCAGAAACTAAGTAGGGCTTGTTTTTGGTTGAGCATTGTATTGAATACACCTGCATGTGTTTCCCATGAAAAAGTTTCCCTGATTTCAATCTAGTTGATtagttgttatatatatatatatatatatatatatcaagaaaCAAGGTATGTCTGCTCtcaggaaaataaaaaaagataaaaagaggtGTGTCAGTGTTGTAGAAGAGATGTTTTCTGGGTTGTTAACATGAAATGCTTGTACTGTTAGAGTAATGTGTAGTAAtggggactcacatctagtgaCTCTCTTCCTCTATTCCTTAGttctctttctttgtaattaacgtatttttatgtttttgcttttccatcttttttgtacttttgaTATGCTGGTGCTAATTTGCATCtagcagtttttttttaatatattttttcttacctatccaaaaaaaaaaatgtacaaaattgaTTAAGGTTGGATGAGATTCGGGAAAGATGTGGAAATTGTTGACCTTTATTTAAGATTTAGAAtttgtttcataaaatatatttttcttatttgaatttAGAGTTCTTTTCTTGAAACACCAGGATTCACTATTCTTCTTGTGTTTGGAAACTCATGGCATATTTTAGCACCCTTCCTCATTTGTTCTCACTATTGTGCTAACCAGTTTAACAAGTGTTCCTATCATCAATCCTTTTCTGTTGGTGTCTACTCCTGCACCTTGCCAATATGCTAAGCCCCCCACCTCATCCATTTTACACAGTTCCTGGTGGGACTCTAGAGGCAATCTATAGATTGTTATTGCTGAGGCAGCAGGTATAGCTGGGCCAGAAAACGTTTTGTGGCCCACTATTGGACCagttattttgataatatacttTGTGAGTGTGATATAGTATTAGTGTCACTTTTGGGTCATTTAATTAAGTTATTGTGTTTTGCACATTCGTAGATGACCAAAGTATAGCACTTCTTGAGGAATTTGCAAAGGACCCTGAGCCTATTGTCTCACAAAGTTGTGAAGTTGCTCTAAGCATGCTTGAGTTTGAAAGATTAGGAAAATCATTTGAGGTATACTCTCTAgatttgaaatatatttaaaacattGGTCTGTTTTCAAAAGTGACTGACAACTATTATCTGTGCAGTACCTTTTCATGCAAGCTCCCCTTGTGCattaaattattacaatttttgaCAAAGTAGTCATTGCATCTATGCACATATTTGAAGAATGAGCTGCGATATGAAAAAGTATGAGCTAATGATGAGCAAGCATGAAGTTTTGGGAAGGAAATAAGTGAGGAAAGAAGTAGGAATGTCAGAGAATTACACAATCTTGACCTTTGTTGCGTTGTTCTGCTAATTTATGACCATACTCAGTGAACTGATCTGAGTTCGTAAGTGTATCACTACTCTACCTGGGACTCTATGCAAGAACATGCTTGTGAACCTTCAATTGGTTTGTTGACAGTACTTTATAGCTTAATAGCGTTTTTGATTGTTTCTTGGGAGTTAAAGACACCATTTGTTGGCACTGTTGTTTCATCTCTTGTAGACAGCCGATTGTAACCTTCTTAAggtcaaaagtttttttttttttttttttttttttttttttttttttttgaaatggaaaCGGTAAACAGATGCCCTAGAGGCATTGATTtacaaaatagttttaaaaactttttatgagaaaagattAAAAGTAACTACTTGTTTGACAGGTTTTTTTATTCCTCATAAAAATTGCATCAAAAGTTTGTCTATTAACAAATACTCTAAAGGCACCCAATGCCCATTAATTAGAGCCTATTATTATTAGTAATGTAAATATTTGCAAAAGAGCTACCTCATGTGAATAAGCACATAAGTAGTTGAAGAAAAAGGtctaaagaatttaaaagagtaTTGCACTGCAATTTTGCAATTATCATGAAATAGATGCTGTAGCAACCTATTTTTACTATGGTTTCTCATAATAAATAAGGGCACCTATTGATgaataaaactatatatttacTGGATTTTTCCAGAATCTCTTATGcataaaactgaaaaaaaaaaaactagctaaTGAGTTTAGCTAAACCAGCATCTCTGTCCGTGTATGTTAACAAATAGGCCTGTTAGGTAGAGTAGctaaaaaacacattttcagtttttaaacaacattacacacatttttacatacttttttatccacacgtatttcaaaaaactataaacaacattactcaaactcttCTACCAAACGGAATTTT is part of the Quercus robur chromosome 9, dhQueRobu3.1, whole genome shotgun sequence genome and harbors:
- the LOC126698367 gene encoding deoxyhypusine hydroxylase yields the protein MGSVDEVSNNNGFGCSPEMEKFLCERLGDPTQPISERFRVLFSLRNLKGPSPRNALIRATRDSSNLLAHEAAFALGQMQDAEAIPALIALLNDLSLHPIVRHEAAEALGAIGLESNVLVLKNSLVSDPAQEVRETCELALNRIEQLKDDGGNGESSTEGRSPFMSVDPAAPASSCSSVDQLREVLLDEEKGMYERYAALFALRNHGGDDAVSAIIDSLHSKSALLKHEVAYVLGQLQNKAASAALSNILRDLNEHAMVRHEAAEALGSIADDQSIALLEEFAKDPEPIVSQSCEVALSMLEFERLGKSFEYLFMQAPLVH